The nucleotide window CCACGGTTCACCGTGTGTGCGTGCTAGCTGCGGACCCGGAGACGCCCGCGCGAGCCGGTCGCATCGAACTTCCTATCACCCCGGCGTGCGTACTCGAACACGTGAAACTGGAGACACTCCACCCACGGGTCAGGCTGGTGTGGGTGGCCAGCACCCTGGTGTCGGCCGGGCTCCTCGCGGGGTTCGGGTTCGTCGGCGACAGACTCGGCGTCGAACTCCCCGTCGGACCGTCGCCGCTCGTCCTGTTCGGCGCGGTGGCGACCCTGGTCGGACTGCTCGGGATCGTGTTCGCCGTCCTGCGCTACCGGGTGTGGGGGTACGAGATCAGAGACGACTCGCTGTACCTGGTGCGAGGGGTGCTCACTCGCCGGGTGTCGTCCGTCCCGTTCGTCCGGGTCCAACACGTCGACACGCGCCGCGGGCCGGTCGAGCGGGCCGTCGGCCTCGCCAGCGTGGTCGTGTACACCGCCGGCTCCCGCGGCGCCGACATCACGGTGCCGGGGCTGACGCCGGACCGCGCCACGCAGCTCCGCGAGCGTCTGCGCGAACTGGCCGCCGAGAGCGAGTACGACGCCGTCTGACCCCATGCGACGACTCCACTCCCGGTCGGCCGCGATCGACGCGCTCCAGGGCGGCGTCCAGCTCGGGTCGGCGGCGTTGTTCGGCGCCTTCTTCCTCGCCAACCAGGCGGACCTGTTGCCGTTCAGTGTCGCCCTCCTGTTGGCGCCGCTCGGGTTCCTCCTGGGGGCCGGCTACCAGGTGGCGTACTACTACCGGTTCGGCTACGAGCTGACGGCCGACGAGCTGATCGTGGAGAGCGGCGTGATCGGCCGCCAGCGCCGCGAGATCCCGCTCGAACGGATTCAGAACGTGGACGTGAGCCGGCCGGCGCTCAAGCGCGCGCTCGGGCTGGCGGTCGTGGCGTTCGAGACCGCCGGCGGCTCCGGTACGGAGGCGAGTTTAGACGCCGTCTCCCCGGAGGAGGCCGACCGACTCCAACGCGAGGTCGGACCCCGCGCCCGTCGCCGCCGGGAGCGCGCCGAGGGGGGCGAGCAGACGGCCGAAGACGAGCCCCCGGTCGAAGAGCAGGTCGTGTACGAGATCTCCGACCACGAGCTGCGGGTGTTGAGCGCCGTCTCCTTCCGGCCGGGAGCGTTCGCGGTGCCGTTCGTCGGCATCCCGTTCGGGGGTGACGAGGCGACGACCCGGGCGCTGCGGTTCGTCGGAATCGACCTCCGCGCGGGGGTCCGCGAGCTGGCGACGCTGAACCCGGTGACGCTCGCAACCGGCGCGATCGGTGCGGTCCTCGCGTACCTGTTGGCCGTCTGGCTCGTCAGTGTCGTCCTGACGTACCTCCAGTACTACGGCTTCCGGCTGGAGCGGGCCGGCGACGAGCTCCGGTACGAGCGCGGGCTCGTCGGGCGGTACTCCGGAACGATCCCGCTGGGGAAGGTGCAGACGGTGACGGTCGGCGAGAACGTGCTGATGCGGCGGCTGGGCTACGCCGCACTGGCGGTGGAGACGGCCGGCTACGCCCCGGGCTCCAACGGGAGCGGCGGCTCGGAGACGACGGTCCCGCTCGGGACCCGGTCGCACGTGTTGGAGCTCGCACGAGAGGTGTTGGCCGCCAGCGACGACACCGGTCGCTACGAGGCCGGCGAGGGGTTCGACGAGTCGACGGACAGCGGGCCGGTCGTGGATCCGGCGTTCCAACGGCCGGCAGACCGCGCCAAGCGCCGCTACGTTCGGCGGTACCTGATCGGGCTGGGCGTGCTCGCGCTCGCGGCGTTCGGGCTCGCGCAGGTGACGGCGCTGCCGGCGGTCGCGGCCGCGACGCCGTTCGCGCTGGCGCCGGTGACGCCGCTGGCCGCCCGGCTGAAGTGGCGGAACCGCGGCTACCACGAGACGGAGTGGTCGCTCGTCACCCGCGAGGGGTTCTGGCGTCGTCACACCCGGATCGTCCCGGCGTTCCGGCTCCAGACGGTGATCCTCACGCGGACGCTGTTCCAGCGTCGGTGGGACCTGGCGAGCGTCACGGCCGACACGGCCAGCTCCGCGAGTGTGATCGGGAGTGACGCCACCGTCCACGACGTAGACCCGGAGCGGGCGGAGTCGATCCGGGTCGCGTTGTTGGAGCGACTCGACGGCTCGCTGGCGGAGCGACGCCACGCTGCCCGACAGCGTGCCGTCGCCCGCGCGACCGCCGGCGGCAGCGAGACGGGCGACGACGGCGGGACGGAGCAGTCGGCGGAGGCGGCCGACCCGTCCGTCCGGGAGACGGACGCGTCGACCGACCGCGACCCGGTCCGCGAGGGCCCAGTCGCGGACACAGACGAGACGGAGTTCGAGTGGGCCGACGAGCCGTCGCCGGACGGCGACGCCCGCAACGGCCACCACCCGGACGACGGGACGGACTGATCTCCCGGTCGTCAGTCCGTCAACAACGTATTAGTGGCGTCCGGGACGACCAACACGTCGTCGCCGGCGGTGATCGCGTCGGTCGCGGTCGGCGCGGATCCGAGGAGACACGACTCCACCAGATCCGGGCACTCGGCGTCGGTCACCCACACGTCCGTCTCGCGGAGGACTCGCGCGAGGACGAACGCCCGTTGTGCGCCCGGTGGGTAGCCGTCCGCGAGCGACTCGTACAGCGCGTCGGCGGAGTCCGCGGCGGTGAGGCGGTCGACGAACCGGCGTTCACCGGTGCCCTCGCCGGCCCCCTCGGGGAGCCGCGCCGGGAGGACGAGTCGGCCGTCGGGCGCGAGCGGATTCCGGTCGCCCAAGGCGACGTACGTCGCCGCCCGCGAGGCCTGGTAGAGGTTGGTCGCCTTCGACGGTGGGACGCCGGCGACGACGGCGTCGTAGTCGCCGTCGACGGAGACGGACAGCGCCTCGCGGGCCTGGCCGGCCAGTTCGCGCACGACGGCGCGGGGCCGGCCGGCGGCGACGCCGAGGACGCCCGCGGGGCCGTGGGTCACGTCGAGCGCGAACGTCGGGCCGGCGAGGTCGCCCGCGCGGTCGAGGAACGACCGGAACGGGTTCCCGTCGAGCCGGCCGAGCCGGACGCCCGGCTCCGAGAGGAGTTCGGGACCGTGGGTGTGCCGGATAAGCGGCTCGTCGCCGGCACCGACGACGACCGTCTTCGCGCCGCCGGAGAAGCCGGCGTACTGGTGTGGCTCGACGGTGCCGGTGGCGAGGACGGCGTCGGCGGCCGCGACCGTCTCGTGGACGCGGACGGGGACGCCGTCGACGCGGCCGACCTCGACGGTCGCGTCCGGGTCGTGGTTGACGGCCAACGGGGCGAACTCACCGAACGCCGCCGACAGCTCCTCGTCGGTCATCGGGCGGTGGAGCCCCAGCCCGACGACGACGGTGACGGCCGAGCGCTCGACCGGCAGCCGGTCGAGCAACGCCGCGAGCAACGTCTCGTCGGGTGTCGCCCGCGTGCCGTCCGTGACGACGATCGCCACCTCGTCGTCTGAGTCGACGACTCGCTCGACGGGCGGGCCGTGCGGGTCCGCCAGCGCGCGCTCGCTCGCCTCGCGGACGTCGACCGGGTCGCCGCCCGGCGGCTCCGCGACCGTCGTGGTCCAGTTCGTCGGCCGGAGTCGGAGCCGCCCGTCGCCCAACGGCACCGTTGTCTCTGTCACTCCCCGACGTTCGGCCGGTTCCGTGTAAAATCCCGGTGAGACATCCCGGCATTCTATTTACAGAGGCACGGTTGTCGAATCGTGTAGTTACCGGAAATGAAAACTGTCCCCGGTCATTTTTTGTGCGAGTAGTCGAACGCTCCGACGACAGATGTCCGAGAGCACGGCACCGGGCGCAGTCGGTCGGGAGGTCGATGAGTCACCACGCCCGCGTTCGGAGCACGCCGATTCGTTGTACAGTGTCGAAGGGGCCGTCGAACGAACGGAGACGGAGCGACTCCCGGAGGTGGTCGCCGCGCTGTCCGGCGGGAGCCACGGGCTCGGGGGTGGCGACGACCGTGCGCTCGCGTCGGCGGTCGTCTCCCCGTACGCGACGACAGAGCCGGCGTACGACGACGCCTGGGAGCGGGTTCGAGAGTCCGGTGGCTCTGTCGTCGACTACCTAGAGCTCCACGCGGCCGTCCTGGAGGGTGTCGTCGCCGAGACGCTGTCGGCGGCGGACGTGGACGAGGAGACGGCGACGGAGCTGGAGTCACAGCTCCGCGCGAGCGTTCGGACGACCCGCGAGAGCCTCAAGCGGCCGCTCGTCGCCCAGGGCCGGACGGACGGCGCCGCCGAAGAGGCGACCGACCTCCAGGAGACGGACGGCGAGACCCCGGGCGCGGACGAGGCCGCCGACGGGGAGCCGGCAGACGAGACCGACGCCGAGCCGGAAGGAGAAGCGGAGGAAGACGACTTCGACTTCGACTTCGAGGCACTGGGTGACTCTATCGAGGATCTCCAGATGTCGGCCACGGACATGTCCGACCGGATCGGCACCGTGAACGACATCCTCGCGGATCAGTCGGACGCCATCGGCACGGTACGCGGCGAGGTCGACTCGTTGTCCGCGACGACGGAGGAGATCGCCTCCTCCACGAGTCGGGTGAACCAACAGGCCGACAGGGCAGAGCAGTTGGCAGTCGAGGGGGTGGAGGCGGCCGAAGACACCGTCGACCGCATCGAGACGGTCGGGGAGAAACACGAGTCCGTCGTCGACGACGTGGACGAACTGGAGAACCAGGTGGACGAGATCGACGGTGTCGTCGACGTGATCAACGACATCGCCGACCAGACGAACATCATCGCGCTCAACGCCTCCATCGAGGCGGCCCGCGCGGGCGAGGCCGGCGACGGGTTCGCGGTCGTCGCAGACGAGGTGAAGGAACTCGCGGAGTCGACGAAGGCCCGGACGACGGACATCGAGGAGACGGTCACCTCGATCAAGTCCGACACGGAGACGACGGTGGAGAACCTCCAACAGGCCAGCGAGGAGATCCGCGACGCCACCGAACGGGTCGACGAGATGATCGACACGCTCGAAGAGATCGCACAGGCGACTCAGGAGGCGTCCGACGGCGTCGAGGAGGTGTCTCGCGCCACGGACGAACAGGCCGCCTCCGCCGAGGAGGTCGCCTCGATGGTCGCCGACTCCGCCGACAACATCGCGGAGATCTCCGACGAGATGGACACGATCAGCGCATCCAACGAGATGTTCGAGATGGTGATCGACGACGCGCTCGACACCGTCCGCGAGGCACAGGACGCGACCGCCGACGCCGACTGACGCCGCTCAGTCGCTCGCTCGTTCTCCCGTCTCTGTCGGCTCCAACAACGACGGGTCGTCGTTCGCGGGGCTGTTGACCGCAGTCGACACGGGGTAGGCGTGCATCCCCGTGTCGTCGTACGGCTCGAACAACGTCGACTCGTCGGCGCCGGACAGCCAGTCGGCCTCTCGCTCGGGGGGCAGGATCACGGCCATCCGGTGGTGGAGGTCTGCGACGAGGTCGTTCGGCTCCGTCGTCACGACGGCGAAGGTCTCGATCGGGTCGTCGTCCACGTCGGTCCCGTCTGCGCCGAAGTCGGCCAGTCCCGCCTGTCGCGTCGGCGGCTGCCACCGTTCGTAGATCCCCGCCATGGCGAACGGGCGGTCGTCCTCGAAGGCGACGCGGTGGGGCTGCTTGCCGGCTCCCGTCTCCGTCCACTCGTAGAAGCCGGTCGCGGGGACGAGACAGCGTCGGGACTCGTAGGCGTCGGCGAACGACCGTTTCTCGGCGACCGTCTCCGCCCGGGCGTTGATGAGGTCGAACGACTCGTCGGCCCACGACGGGGTGAACCCCCACTCCATTCGGCGACACTCCCCGCCGTCCGTGACGACCGGGAGCTCCTGACCGGGAGCGCAGTTGTACCGGGGCTCGAACTCGCCGAAGTCGACGCCGAATCGGTCCGTCAGTCTCGCCGGCTCCGTGTGGAGTGAGTACCGTCCGCACATCGGTGTCGTCTCCTCTCGGGGCCAGCGAG belongs to Halobaculum sp. MBLA0143 and includes:
- a CDS encoding methyl-accepting chemotaxis protein, with amino-acid sequence MSESTAPGAVGREVDESPRPRSEHADSLYSVEGAVERTETERLPEVVAALSGGSHGLGGGDDRALASAVVSPYATTEPAYDDAWERVRESGGSVVDYLELHAAVLEGVVAETLSAADVDEETATELESQLRASVRTTRESLKRPLVAQGRTDGAAEEATDLQETDGETPGADEAADGEPADETDAEPEGEAEEDDFDFDFEALGDSIEDLQMSATDMSDRIGTVNDILADQSDAIGTVRGEVDSLSATTEEIASSTSRVNQQADRAEQLAVEGVEAAEDTVDRIETVGEKHESVVDDVDELENQVDEIDGVVDVINDIADQTNIIALNASIEAARAGEAGDGFAVVADEVKELAESTKARTTDIEETVTSIKSDTETTVENLQQASEEIRDATERVDEMIDTLEEIAQATQEASDGVEEVSRATDEQAASAEEVASMVADSADNIAEISDEMDTISASNEMFEMVIDDALDTVREAQDATADAD
- a CDS encoding lactate racemase domain-containing protein gives rise to the protein MTETTVPLGDGRLRLRPTNWTTTVAEPPGGDPVDVREASERALADPHGPPVERVVDSDDEVAIVVTDGTRATPDETLLAALLDRLPVERSAVTVVVGLGLHRPMTDEELSAAFGEFAPLAVNHDPDATVEVGRVDGVPVRVHETVAAADAVLATGTVEPHQYAGFSGGAKTVVVGAGDEPLIRHTHGPELLSEPGVRLGRLDGNPFRSFLDRAGDLAGPTFALDVTHGPAGVLGVAAGRPRAVVRELAGQAREALSVSVDGDYDAVVAGVPPSKATNLYQASRAATYVALGDRNPLAPDGRLVLPARLPEGAGEGTGERRFVDRLTAADSADALYESLADGYPPGAQRAFVLARVLRETDVWVTDAECPDLVESCLLGSAPTATDAITAGDDVLVVPDATNTLLTD
- a CDS encoding SOS response-associated peptidase, which translates into the protein MCGRYSLHTEPARLTDRFGVDFGEFEPRYNCAPGQELPVVTDGGECRRMEWGFTPSWADESFDLINARAETVAEKRSFADAYESRRCLVPATGFYEWTETGAGKQPHRVAFEDDRPFAMAGIYERWQPPTRQAGLADFGADGTDVDDDPIETFAVVTTEPNDLVADLHHRMAVILPPEREADWLSGADESTLFEPYDDTGMHAYPVSTAVNSPANDDPSLLEPTETGERASD
- a CDS encoding PH domain-containing protein — protein: METLHPRVRLVWVASTLVSAGLLAGFGFVGDRLGVELPVGPSPLVLFGAVATLVGLLGIVFAVLRYRVWGYEIRDDSLYLVRGVLTRRVSSVPFVRVQHVDTRRGPVERAVGLASVVVYTAGSRGADITVPGLTPDRATQLRERLRELAAESEYDAV
- a CDS encoding PH domain-containing protein, with amino-acid sequence MRRLHSRSAAIDALQGGVQLGSAALFGAFFLANQADLLPFSVALLLAPLGFLLGAGYQVAYYYRFGYELTADELIVESGVIGRQRREIPLERIQNVDVSRPALKRALGLAVVAFETAGGSGTEASLDAVSPEEADRLQREVGPRARRRRERAEGGEQTAEDEPPVEEQVVYEISDHELRVLSAVSFRPGAFAVPFVGIPFGGDEATTRALRFVGIDLRAGVRELATLNPVTLATGAIGAVLAYLLAVWLVSVVLTYLQYYGFRLERAGDELRYERGLVGRYSGTIPLGKVQTVTVGENVLMRRLGYAALAVETAGYAPGSNGSGGSETTVPLGTRSHVLELAREVLAASDDTGRYEAGEGFDESTDSGPVVDPAFQRPADRAKRRYVRRYLIGLGVLALAAFGLAQVTALPAVAAATPFALAPVTPLAARLKWRNRGYHETEWSLVTREGFWRRHTRIVPAFRLQTVILTRTLFQRRWDLASVTADTASSASVIGSDATVHDVDPERAESIRVALLERLDGSLAERRHAARQRAVARATAGGSETGDDGGTEQSAEAADPSVRETDASTDRDPVREGPVADTDETEFEWADEPSPDGDARNGHHPDDGTD